Proteins found in one Drosophila busckii strain San Diego stock center, stock number 13000-0081.31 chromosome 2R, ASM1175060v1, whole genome shotgun sequence genomic segment:
- the LOC108596260 gene encoding uncharacterized protein LOC108596260, producing the protein MNCSFSKSRVQSLVCSFSKTQVQPVLSGSVFEQEDSDPSDQPGRRISAALNTVQRLHDETESKVLKKLLLLDEGYRNYFKTWNKEMELQRMAAEKLWRLTKAYTGFYSKVCKLPQNESDTTEDNILSSYQLHYQIIRNSNVALSAAIDVLRRQLLAFRRKCALLDLQAETPFVLGDSFHKPIKFFIELAEELFNYFYSGYLKLYCCARLMEPAELSTLERYQQLLERSEEFEEYLFHNLGYCRCLGPPLPCPKKPVVPQMQPSEVEEAMKRAKLSRCARRMAKMSATNNEPEPAHYDAIMSSLLDPDHERRMSQLNQRINELRRSTVGSMRTAAQDRALIEQIINTISPSSMYPTVINR; encoded by the coding sequence atgaattgctCTTTCTCCAAGTCTAGAGTGCAATCGTTGGTTTGCTCTTTCTCCAAGACTCAAGTGCAACCAGTGCTGTCTGGCTCTGTGTTTGAGCAAGAGGACAGCGATCCATCGGATCAGCCTGGCAGACGCATTTCGGCTGCGCTCAATACTGTGCAGCGTCTGCATGACGAGACGGAGAGCAAAGTGCtgaagaagctgctgctgctggatgaGGGCTATCGCAACTATTTCAAGACCTGGAACAAGGAGATGGAGCTGCAGCGCATGGCGGCCGAGAAGCTCTGGCGCTTGACCAAAGCCTACACGGGCTTCTACAGCAAAGTCTGCAAGTTGCCGCAGAATGAAAGCGACACGACCGAGGACAACATACTGAGCAGCTATCAGCTGCACTATCAGATCATACGCAACTCCAACGTAGCGCTGAGCGCCGCCATCGATGTGCTGCGTCGTCAGCTGCTGGCATTTCGGCGCAAGTGCGCGCTGCTCGATCTGCAGGCGGAGACGCCTTTTGTCCTGGGCGATTCGTTTCACAAGCCCATCAAGTTCTTCATTGAGCTGGCCGAGGAGCTGTTCAACTATTTCTATAGCGGCTATCTCAAGCTCTACTGCTGCGCGCGTCTGATGGAGCCAGCGGAGCTGAGCACACTCGAGCGctatcagcagctgctggagcgcaGCGAGGAGTTCGAGGAGTATCTGTTTCACAATCTGGGCTATTGTCGTTGCTTGGGTCCGCCGCTGCCCTGTCCCAAGAAGCCAGTGGTGCCGCAGATGCAGCCCTCCGAGGTGGAGGAGGCCATGAAGCGTGCCAAGCTGAGTCGCTGTGCTCGCCGCATGGCCAAAATGTCTGCAACGAACAACGAGCCGGAGCCTGCTCACTATGACGCCATCATGAGCAGTCTGCTGGACCCGGATCACGAGCGTCGCATGAGCCAGCTCAACCAGCGCATCAACGAGCTGCGTCGATCCACAGTCGGCTCTATGCGCACCGCTGCCCAAGATCGTGCGCTCATCgagcaaattattaataccATAAGTCCTTCGTCCATGTACCCAACTGTCATTAATCGTTAa